Proteins encoded within one genomic window of Micromonospora halotolerans:
- a CDS encoding DUF6069 family protein, protein MTTTVNTTHATASTFGALIRTGVVAAVAASAATMVVAAAGHAAGVSLDMAGAPIPVAGFGVLTAAFSLIGVVIAALLSRFARRPRRTFVRTTVVLTVMSLVPDVIADAGVATKVLLMLTHLVAAAIVIPAVARRLTA, encoded by the coding sequence ATGACCACCACTGTGAACACGACCCACGCCACCGCTTCGACCTTCGGTGCGCTGATCCGGACCGGTGTCGTCGCCGCGGTTGCCGCCAGCGCCGCCACCATGGTCGTCGCCGCCGCCGGCCACGCGGCAGGGGTCAGCCTCGACATGGCCGGCGCCCCGATTCCGGTGGCGGGGTTCGGCGTGCTGACCGCGGCGTTTTCGCTGATCGGCGTGGTCATCGCCGCGCTGCTGTCCCGTTTCGCCCGGCGTCCGCGGCGGACGTTCGTCCGCACGACGGTGGTGCTGACGGTCATGTCGCTGGTGCCGGACGTGATCGCCGACGCCGGGGTGGCCACCAAGGTGCTGCTGATGCTCACCCACCTGGTCGCGGCCGCGATCGTGATTCCCGCCGTCGCGCGCCGGCTGACCGCCTGA
- a CDS encoding DUF6767 domain-containing protein, producing the protein MSTATRPARPDATCPIRPGEPCTLCQLDVTGPQDCPLVYLVMGDDELREGVHRTRLAVVGSQRPPRRTGRDHRTR; encoded by the coding sequence GTGAGTACCGCGACCAGACCGGCCCGGCCCGACGCGACCTGCCCGATCCGGCCGGGGGAGCCCTGCACGCTCTGCCAGCTCGACGTCACCGGGCCGCAGGACTGCCCCCTCGTCTACCTGGTGATGGGGGACGACGAGCTGCGCGAGGGCGTCCACCGGACCCGGTTGGCCGTCGTCGGGTCGCAGCGGCCTCCTCGCCGGACCGGTCGGGACCACCGCACTCGGTAA
- a CDS encoding nucleoside deaminase: MTTDRQDITHLRRCVALAAEALAEGDDPFGSVLVGASGVVLAEARNREASSADPTAHPELALAQWAAGHLPPEARAAATVYTSGEHCPMCAAAHAWVGLGRIVYAASSSQLATWRAEWGLPAGPVAVLPVTAVAPALTVVGPVAPLDEEMRLLHERAANRRAAQ, translated from the coding sequence ATGACGACCGACCGACAGGACATCACTCATCTGCGGCGTTGCGTGGCGCTGGCCGCCGAAGCCTTGGCGGAGGGCGACGACCCGTTCGGGTCGGTCCTGGTCGGCGCGAGCGGAGTCGTGCTGGCGGAGGCCCGGAACCGGGAGGCGTCCTCGGCGGACCCGACGGCGCATCCCGAACTCGCCCTGGCGCAGTGGGCGGCCGGACACCTGCCGCCGGAGGCGCGGGCCGCCGCGACCGTCTACACCTCCGGGGAACACTGCCCGATGTGCGCGGCCGCGCATGCGTGGGTGGGACTCGGCCGCATCGTCTACGCCGCATCGAGCTCGCAGCTCGCCACCTGGCGAGCGGAGTGGGGTCTGCCGGCCGGGCCGGTGGCCGTGCTTCCCGTCACCGCCGTCGCGCCGGCTCTCACGGTTGTCGGCCCGGTCGCTCCGCTCGACGAGGAGATGCGGCTCCTGCACGAACGCGCCGCGAACCGGCGCGCCGCGCAATAG
- a CDS encoding FAD-linked oxidase C-terminal domain-containing protein, protein MSTTTTDLDALAAALRAAIGADRVISDRQELRTYECDGLAQYKVIPALVALPADAEQCAAVVRACVAAGTPFVARGSGTGLSGGALPRADGVLVVTSQMRDILEIAPDDERAVVQPGVINLAVTRAATPHGYYYAPDPSSQQICSIGGNVAENSGGAHCLKYGFTTNHVLGVELVTPDGDRVRLGGRAPDAPGYDLLGAFVGSEGTLGIATEVTVRLTRLPESVRTLLAAFETTDEAGAATSAIIAAGVVPAAVEMMDALAIEAAEAAVQCGYPAGAGAVLIVELDGPDPEVAAQFGQVESLCRENGAFEIRIAADDAERALFWKGRKSAFAAVGRISPDYIVQDGVIPRTALSEVLRRIGELSAERGIRVANVFHAGDGNLHPLVLFDAAVEGETVRAEEVSGAILDLCITHGGSITGEHGVGMDKAKYMPRMFTDDDLDTMQLLRCAFDPDGLANPGKVFPTPRLCGEVPGRRKGVHPAQEAGLAEVF, encoded by the coding sequence ATGAGCACGACCACGACGGACCTCGACGCTCTCGCCGCCGCCCTGCGGGCCGCCATCGGCGCCGACCGGGTGATCAGCGACCGGCAGGAGCTGCGCACCTACGAGTGCGACGGGCTGGCCCAGTACAAGGTGATCCCCGCGCTGGTGGCGCTGCCGGCGGACGCGGAGCAGTGCGCCGCCGTCGTGCGGGCCTGCGTGGCCGCGGGTACGCCGTTCGTGGCCCGCGGCTCGGGCACCGGGCTCTCCGGCGGCGCCCTGCCCCGCGCCGACGGCGTCCTCGTGGTCACCTCGCAGATGCGGGACATCCTGGAGATCGCCCCGGACGACGAGCGGGCGGTGGTGCAGCCCGGCGTGATCAACCTGGCGGTCACCCGGGCCGCCACCCCGCACGGCTACTACTACGCGCCGGACCCGTCCAGCCAGCAGATCTGCTCCATCGGCGGGAACGTGGCGGAGAACTCGGGCGGCGCCCACTGCCTGAAGTACGGCTTCACCACCAACCACGTCCTCGGCGTCGAGTTGGTCACCCCGGACGGCGACCGGGTACGCCTCGGCGGCCGCGCCCCCGACGCCCCCGGCTACGACCTGCTCGGCGCGTTCGTCGGCTCCGAGGGCACGCTCGGCATCGCCACCGAGGTGACCGTCCGGCTGACCCGGCTGCCCGAGTCGGTGCGCACCCTGCTCGCCGCGTTCGAGACGACCGACGAGGCCGGTGCGGCGACCTCGGCGATCATCGCGGCCGGGGTGGTGCCGGCGGCGGTGGAGATGATGGACGCCCTGGCCATCGAGGCGGCCGAGGCAGCGGTGCAATGTGGCTACCCGGCCGGCGCCGGGGCGGTGCTGATCGTCGAGCTGGACGGGCCGGATCCGGAGGTCGCCGCCCAGTTCGGGCAGGTGGAGAGCCTGTGCCGGGAGAACGGGGCGTTCGAGATCCGGATCGCCGCCGACGACGCCGAGCGGGCGCTGTTCTGGAAGGGGCGCAAATCCGCGTTCGCCGCCGTGGGACGGATCAGCCCGGACTACATCGTCCAGGACGGAGTGATTCCGCGGACCGCCCTGTCGGAGGTGCTGCGCCGCATCGGCGAGCTCTCCGCCGAGCGCGGCATCCGGGTGGCGAACGTCTTCCACGCCGGCGACGGCAACCTGCACCCGCTGGTCCTCTTCGACGCCGCCGTCGAGGGCGAGACGGTCCGCGCCGAGGAGGTCTCCGGCGCGATCCTCGACCTCTGCATCACCCACGGTGGCTCGATCACGGGCGAGCACGGCGTGGGCATGGACAAGGCGAAGTACATGCCCCGCATGTTCACCGACGACGACCTGGACACGATGCAGCTGCTGCGCTGCGCGTTCGACCCGGACGGGCTGGCCAACCCCGGCAAGGTCTTCCCGACGCCCCGCCTCTGCGGCGAGGTGCCCGGCCGGCGCAAGGGGGTCCACCCGGCGCAGGAGGCCGGCCTGGCGGAGGTGTTCTGA
- a CDS encoding (Fe-S)-binding protein, with translation MSIPQQPGPTPVTSPGGSQPASGPRDVLGAAAQPAGVGAFDEHHPPSAELVADCVHCGFCLPTCPTYVLWGEEMDSPRGRIYLMKQGLEGEPLADSMVTHFDRCLGCMSCMTACPSGVQYDRLIEATRQQVERRHRRGPRDRALRAAIFALFPYRRRLRLLRGPLRAYQATGLARLIRRSGLLRRLAPTLAAVESLAPRLGRAARPPERVAAVGTRRAVVGMLTGCVQGAFFPEVNAATARVLAAEGCEVVILPDRQGCCGALSVHNGREEEARRFARRMVDTFAAAGIDYFVVNAAGCGSTLKEYGDLLRDDPRYAALAADFAGRVRDLSEVLVELGQVATRHPLPVTVAYHDACHLAHAQGVRAQPRRLLRDIPGLELREIADPEICCGSAGIWNILHPGPAAELGDRKARTVLATGARLLVTANPGCLMQVAASVTRAGGDIALAHTAQVLDASIRGRGVEELLHQRTPS, from the coding sequence ATGAGCATCCCCCAGCAGCCCGGCCCGACCCCGGTCACCTCACCCGGCGGGAGCCAGCCGGCCAGCGGTCCCCGGGACGTGCTCGGCGCGGCCGCCCAGCCGGCCGGCGTCGGCGCCTTCGACGAACACCACCCGCCGTCCGCCGAGCTGGTCGCGGACTGCGTGCACTGCGGCTTCTGCCTGCCCACCTGCCCCACCTACGTGCTGTGGGGCGAGGAGATGGACTCGCCGCGCGGGCGGATCTACCTGATGAAGCAGGGGTTGGAGGGCGAGCCGCTCGCCGACTCCATGGTCACCCACTTCGACCGCTGCCTCGGCTGCATGTCCTGCATGACCGCCTGCCCCTCCGGCGTCCAGTACGACCGGCTCATCGAGGCCACCCGCCAGCAGGTCGAACGCCGGCACCGCCGCGGCCCCCGGGACCGGGCGCTCCGGGCGGCGATCTTCGCGCTCTTCCCGTACCGGAGGCGGCTGCGGCTGCTGCGCGGGCCACTGCGGGCGTACCAGGCCACCGGCCTGGCCCGGCTGATCCGCCGGAGCGGGCTGCTGCGCCGGCTGGCACCCACCCTGGCGGCGGTGGAGTCGCTGGCCCCCCGGCTGGGCCGGGCCGCCCGCCCGCCGGAACGGGTGGCCGCCGTCGGCACCCGGCGGGCCGTGGTCGGCATGCTCACCGGCTGCGTGCAGGGCGCCTTCTTCCCCGAGGTGAACGCCGCCACCGCCCGGGTGCTCGCCGCCGAGGGCTGCGAGGTGGTGATCCTGCCCGACCGGCAGGGCTGCTGCGGTGCGCTGAGCGTGCACAACGGACGGGAAGAGGAGGCGCGCCGCTTCGCCCGCCGGATGGTGGACACGTTCGCCGCCGCCGGCATCGACTACTTCGTGGTCAACGCGGCCGGCTGCGGCTCCACCCTCAAGGAGTACGGTGACCTGCTGCGCGACGACCCCCGGTACGCGGCGCTCGCCGCCGACTTCGCCGGCCGGGTCCGCGACCTCTCCGAGGTTCTCGTCGAGCTCGGCCAGGTCGCCACCCGGCACCCGCTACCGGTGACGGTCGCCTACCACGACGCCTGCCACCTGGCCCACGCCCAGGGGGTCCGCGCGCAGCCCCGCCGGCTGCTGCGCGACATCCCCGGGCTGGAGCTGCGGGAGATCGCCGATCCGGAGATCTGCTGCGGCTCGGCGGGCATCTGGAACATCCTCCACCCCGGGCCGGCCGCCGAGCTCGGCGACCGCAAGGCCCGCACCGTACTGGCCACCGGGGCGCGGCTGCTCGTCACCGCCAACCCCGGCTGCCTGATGCAGGTCGCCGCCTCGGTGACCCGCGCCGGCGGCGACATCGCGCTGGCACACACCGCCCAGGTCCTCGACGCCTCGATCCGCGGACGAGGCGTCGAGGAGTTGCTGCACCAGCGAACCCCGTCCTGA
- a CDS encoding low temperature requirement protein A — protein sequence MARARSGWILRDQENPRRISYLELLFDLGLIVALLRLTDRLTGSLGWNHALETVVLLAAIWWVWTVTAYTTDWYDPKLPIVQLIVLGVLLGGLLMSLAISSAFEGANGIAFAGAYVGLHLWRGLILITALRGHALQRRPMRVLIWFSLTGVLWLVGAFLPSPLRLVFWAVAITADFAVGLFGYPLPRLGRSNAEELRVGGEHLAERYRQMFIVTLGEIILVGVRQYGDPPFMSLRTAGVILLFVLTVTMWKIYIVYVADYLATGIDKASNPGRIALVAAYAHLVMVAGVVLVAAGGDLVARDPVGEIEPTELAIVTAGPVVFLAGRSVYALVVFRAMLWRLPIGVAVLSLAAPLMRGLPPLAVAAVMTVGMMAIAFIPHRGRPVYRTRWHIRTRW from the coding sequence GTGGCGCGGGCGCGGTCGGGGTGGATCCTGCGCGATCAGGAGAATCCCCGCCGGATCTCCTACCTGGAGCTCCTCTTCGACCTGGGCCTCATCGTCGCGCTCCTGCGGCTGACCGACCGGCTGACCGGCAGCCTCGGCTGGAATCACGCGCTGGAAACGGTGGTCCTGCTCGCCGCGATCTGGTGGGTCTGGACGGTGACGGCGTACACCACCGACTGGTACGACCCCAAGCTGCCGATAGTCCAGTTGATCGTCCTCGGCGTGCTGCTCGGCGGGCTGCTCATGTCACTCGCCATCAGCAGCGCGTTCGAGGGGGCCAACGGGATCGCCTTCGCCGGGGCGTACGTGGGCCTGCACCTCTGGCGCGGGCTCATTCTCATCACCGCCCTGCGCGGTCACGCCCTGCAGAGGCGGCCGATGCGGGTGTTGATCTGGTTCTCCCTGACCGGCGTGCTCTGGCTGGTCGGTGCGTTCCTGCCGAGTCCGCTCCGGCTGGTGTTCTGGGCGGTGGCGATCACGGCGGACTTCGCGGTCGGCCTCTTCGGTTATCCGCTGCCCCGGCTCGGCCGTTCGAACGCCGAGGAACTCCGGGTGGGCGGCGAGCATCTCGCGGAACGCTACCGGCAGATGTTCATCGTGACCCTGGGCGAGATCATCCTGGTCGGGGTGAGGCAGTACGGCGACCCCCCGTTCATGTCCCTGCGGACGGCCGGGGTGATCCTGCTCTTCGTCCTGACCGTGACGATGTGGAAGATCTACATCGTCTACGTCGCCGACTACCTCGCCACCGGGATCGACAAGGCCAGCAATCCCGGCCGGATCGCGCTGGTCGCGGCGTACGCGCATCTGGTCATGGTGGCCGGTGTGGTGCTGGTCGCCGCCGGTGGTGACCTGGTCGCCAGGGACCCCGTCGGCGAGATCGAACCCACCGAGCTGGCCATCGTGACCGCCGGTCCGGTGGTGTTCCTCGCCGGCCGCAGCGTGTACGCGCTGGTGGTGTTCCGGGCGATGCTGTGGCGGCTGCCCATCGGCGTGGCCGTCCTGTCGCTGGCGGCGCCGTTGATGCGGGGGCTGCCACCGCTCGCGGTCGCCGCCGTCATGACGGTGGGGATGATGGCGATCGCCTTCATCCCACACCGGGGGCGACCGGTGTACCGCACCCGCTGGCACATCCGTACCCGCTGGTGA
- a CDS encoding L-lactate permease — translation MFDQFKVVTDPVGDSVALSAIFAVLPLLTLFVLLGVMKVKAWLAGVISLVVALIVAVAVYAMPVGQAVLSATEGAAFGFFPILWIVINAIWVYNLTVESGHFDVLRRSFERVSPDMRVQAIIIAFCFGALLEALAGFGTPVAITVVMLMALGFRPIHAASVSLLANTAPVAFGALATPIVTLASVSSGANPDPRLTVDTLGAMVGRQTPILAVVVPLMLVALVDGRRGIRQTWPAALVAGVSFGLAQFVAANYISVPLTDIVAALVSAAAVVLLVRVWRPVTPADLGREPAAATVPAARGAADAEVAGPGTVRAAAGSRADTTSTAAPGLGGSGGETAPGDPRVDETASTGRHRGDDDLEPRPTDQVRAGTAGGRRVADTPAEVARAYAPYLIIIVIFSIANLGAVKTALAKEPWTVKFPWPGLDILGGDGKPLSSMTFTLNWLPAAGTLMILAGILTALVLRVPVGRALRAYGRTYVELRYAILTVMAVLALAYVMNQSGQTNTLGAFLAAAGGAFVFLSAILGWIGVAVTGSDTSANALFGALQVQTAARAGLDPLLLAAANSSGGVLGKMISPQNLAIAAAAVGMAGREGEIFRKVFGWSLVLLLFMCVLVALQGSPVLSWMVP, via the coding sequence ATGTTCGACCAGTTCAAGGTCGTCACCGACCCCGTCGGTGACTCCGTCGCGCTCTCGGCCATCTTCGCGGTCCTACCCCTGCTCACCCTCTTCGTCCTGCTCGGCGTCATGAAGGTCAAGGCCTGGTTGGCCGGCGTCATCTCCCTCGTGGTCGCCCTGATCGTGGCCGTCGCCGTCTACGCCATGCCGGTCGGGCAGGCCGTGCTCTCGGCCACCGAGGGCGCCGCCTTCGGCTTCTTCCCGATCCTCTGGATCGTCATCAACGCGATCTGGGTCTACAACCTCACCGTCGAGAGCGGGCACTTCGACGTGCTGCGCCGCTCCTTCGAACGGGTCAGCCCGGACATGCGCGTCCAGGCGATCATCATCGCGTTTTGCTTCGGTGCGCTGCTGGAGGCCCTCGCCGGCTTCGGCACGCCGGTGGCGATCACCGTGGTGATGCTGATGGCGCTCGGGTTCCGCCCGATCCACGCCGCCTCGGTGTCGCTGCTGGCCAACACCGCGCCGGTGGCCTTCGGCGCGCTCGCCACCCCGATCGTGACGCTCGCCAGCGTCAGCAGTGGCGCCAACCCCGACCCCCGGCTCACCGTCGACACCCTCGGCGCGATGGTCGGCCGGCAGACACCGATCCTCGCGGTGGTCGTACCGCTGATGCTGGTGGCCCTGGTCGACGGGCGGCGCGGCATCCGCCAGACCTGGCCGGCCGCGCTGGTCGCCGGGGTGAGCTTCGGCCTGGCGCAGTTCGTCGCGGCGAACTACATCTCGGTGCCGCTGACCGACATCGTCGCCGCGCTGGTCTCGGCCGCCGCCGTGGTGCTGTTGGTCCGCGTCTGGCGCCCGGTCACCCCCGCCGACCTCGGCCGCGAGCCGGCGGCCGCCACCGTGCCGGCCGCCCGCGGCGCGGCCGACGCGGAGGTGGCCGGCCCCGGCACGGTCCGCGCCGCCGCCGGCAGCCGCGCCGACACGACCAGCACCGCCGCCCCCGGGCTGGGCGGTTCCGGTGGGGAGACCGCGCCGGGTGATCCGCGCGTCGACGAGACCGCTTCCACCGGCCGGCACCGCGGCGACGACGACCTGGAGCCGCGGCCCACCGACCAGGTGCGCGCCGGCACGGCGGGCGGCCGGCGGGTCGCGGACACCCCGGCCGAGGTCGCCCGGGCGTACGCGCCGTACCTGATCATCATCGTGATCTTCTCCATCGCCAACCTCGGCGCCGTGAAGACGGCCCTGGCGAAGGAACCGTGGACGGTGAAGTTCCCCTGGCCGGGGCTGGACATCCTGGGCGGCGACGGCAAGCCGCTGTCCTCGATGACGTTCACCCTCAACTGGCTGCCCGCGGCGGGCACCCTGATGATCCTCGCCGGCATCCTGACCGCGCTGGTGCTGCGGGTCCCGGTGGGCCGGGCGCTGCGCGCGTACGGCCGCACCTACGTCGAGCTGCGCTACGCGATCCTCACGGTGATGGCGGTGCTCGCCCTGGCGTACGTGATGAACCAGTCCGGCCAGACCAACACCCTCGGCGCGTTCCTGGCCGCGGCCGGCGGGGCGTTCGTCTTCCTGTCGGCGATCCTCGGCTGGATCGGCGTCGCGGTGACCGGCTCGGACACCTCCGCCAACGCGCTGTTCGGCGCGTTGCAGGTGCAGACGGCGGCCCGGGCCGGGCTGGACCCGCTGCTGCTGGCCGCGGCCAACTCGTCCGGCGGGGTGCTGGGCAAGATGATCAGCCCGCAGAACCTGGCGATCGCCGCCGCCGCGGTCGGCATGGCCGGCCGCGAAGGGGAGATCTTCCGGAAGGTGTTCGGCTGGAGTCTCGTGCTGCTGCTGTTCATGTGCGTGCTGGTGGCGCTCCAGGGCTCCCCGGTCCTGAGCTGGATGGTGCCGTGA
- a CDS encoding FAD-binding oxidoreductase: MPADRTLDRLRAAADVVRTAGEHDTVAGVPARYVAAPRDTGQAAALLRAAAALDLAVAFRGGGTKQDWGSPPRRLDLILDTTALTGVVEHAAGDLITVVRAGTRLDELPATLAGAGQQLALDAPLPGGTVGGAVATNTSGPRRMLYGTVRDLLIGVTLVRADGVVAHAGGKVVKNVAGYDLGKLVTGAYGTLGLITECAFRLHPLPATVAYVSRAVDDLAEAGRLAGTVRAAQLVPTALEVDAPAGGPATVTVLLEGTPAGVTARAAAARRLLGADATAADQPPDGWARCPWRDGDVGLKLTAALSGVPRLLSEARAAADRQNLPLALRGSAGVGVLYAGLPGASDPERVAGLVDALRATTAAVGGHTVVLTAPAPVRDRVDLWGPVHGLELMRRVKQRFDPDARLAPGRFVGGI; this comes from the coding sequence ATGCCCGCCGACCGGACCCTCGACCGGCTCCGCGCCGCCGCCGACGTCGTCCGCACCGCCGGCGAGCACGACACCGTCGCCGGGGTGCCGGCCCGCTACGTCGCCGCGCCCCGGGACACCGGCCAGGCGGCCGCCCTGCTGCGCGCGGCGGCCGCGCTCGACCTGGCCGTCGCGTTCCGCGGCGGCGGCACCAAGCAGGACTGGGGGAGTCCACCCCGCCGACTCGACCTGATCCTCGACACCACGGCCCTGACCGGGGTGGTCGAGCACGCCGCCGGCGACCTGATCACCGTGGTCCGGGCCGGCACCCGCCTCGACGAGCTGCCGGCCACCCTGGCCGGCGCCGGGCAGCAGCTCGCCCTCGACGCGCCGCTGCCCGGCGGCACCGTCGGCGGCGCCGTCGCCACCAACACCAGCGGCCCGCGCCGGATGCTCTACGGAACGGTCCGCGACCTGCTCATCGGGGTCACCCTGGTGCGCGCGGACGGGGTGGTGGCGCACGCCGGCGGCAAGGTGGTCAAGAACGTCGCCGGTTACGACCTGGGCAAGCTGGTCACCGGCGCGTACGGCACGCTGGGGCTGATCACCGAGTGCGCGTTCCGGCTGCACCCGCTGCCCGCCACCGTCGCCTACGTCTCCCGCGCCGTGGACGACCTGGCCGAGGCCGGCCGCCTGGCCGGCACGGTACGGGCGGCCCAGCTCGTCCCCACCGCGCTGGAGGTGGACGCCCCGGCCGGCGGGCCGGCGACGGTCACCGTGCTGCTGGAGGGCACCCCGGCCGGGGTGACCGCCCGGGCCGCCGCGGCCCGCCGGCTGCTCGGCGCCGACGCCACCGCCGCCGACCAGCCGCCCGACGGCTGGGCACGCTGTCCGTGGCGGGACGGGGACGTCGGCCTGAAACTGACCGCCGCGCTCTCCGGCGTGCCCCGGCTGCTGAGCGAGGCCCGCGCGGCGGCCGACCGGCAGAACCTGCCGCTGGCGCTGCGCGGTTCGGCCGGCGTCGGTGTCCTCTACGCCGGCCTGCCCGGCGCGTCCGACCCGGAGCGGGTCGCCGGCCTGGTGGACGCGCTGCGGGCGACGACCGCCGCCGTCGGCGGGCACACGGTGGTGCTCACCGCACCCGCGCCCGTGCGGGACCGGGTCGACCTGTGGGGACCGGTCCACGGCCTGGAGCTGATGCGCCGGGTCAAGCAGCGCTTCGATCCGGACGCCCGGCTGGCGCCCGGCCGATTCGTGGGAGGGATCTGA
- the aceB gene encoding malate synthase A: MANPAGIEVTGPMHPRYDEILTPEALSFLADLHRAFDGRRRELLDRRKRREAELAGGALFDFLPETREIRESDWRVADPAPGLVDRRVEITGPTDAKMTINALNSGAKVWLADHEDANTPLWENVIAGQLNLRDAIDRKLDFTSPDGKQYALRDGELATIVVRPRGWHLTEKHILVDGERTSGSLVDFGLYFFHCARRQLDRGAGPYYYLPKMESHLEARLWNDVFLLAQERLGIPRGTIRATVLIETFPAAFEMDEILYELREHSAGLNAGRWDYMFSVIKKFRTRGADFLLPDRNSVTMTVPFMRAYTELLVRTCHRRGAHAIGGMAAFIPSRRDPQVNETALAKVRDDKTREAGDGFDGSWVAHPDLVPICREVFDQVLGDRPNQLDRTRDEVRVTAAELLDVRSTPGQHTEGGLRNAVSVGVQYLASWLRGSGAVAIYNLMEDAATAEISRSQVWQWLHNDVTLDDTGERVARELVERIADEEIGKLPGAPGDYADARALFMEVAVVDEFADFLTVPAYERMP, encoded by the coding sequence ATGGCCAACCCTGCCGGCATCGAGGTCACCGGGCCGATGCACCCCCGGTACGACGAGATTCTCACCCCCGAGGCGTTGAGCTTCCTCGCCGACCTGCACCGCGCCTTCGACGGCCGCCGCCGCGAACTGCTCGACCGGCGCAAGCGGCGCGAGGCCGAGCTCGCCGGCGGCGCGCTGTTCGACTTCCTCCCCGAGACCCGGGAGATCCGCGAGTCCGACTGGCGGGTCGCCGACCCCGCGCCGGGCCTGGTCGACCGCCGGGTGGAGATCACCGGCCCGACGGACGCCAAGATGACCATCAACGCGCTCAACTCCGGGGCGAAGGTGTGGCTGGCCGACCACGAGGACGCCAACACCCCGCTCTGGGAGAACGTCATCGCAGGCCAGCTCAACCTGCGCGACGCGATCGACCGCAAGCTCGACTTCACCTCGCCGGACGGCAAGCAGTACGCCCTGCGCGACGGTGAGCTGGCCACCATCGTGGTCCGGCCGCGCGGCTGGCACCTCACCGAGAAGCACATCCTGGTCGACGGCGAGCGCACCTCCGGCAGCCTGGTCGACTTCGGCCTCTACTTCTTCCACTGCGCCCGCCGGCAGCTCGACCGCGGCGCCGGGCCCTACTACTACCTGCCCAAGATGGAGAGCCACCTCGAGGCGCGACTGTGGAACGACGTCTTCCTGCTCGCCCAGGAGCGCCTCGGCATCCCGCGCGGCACCATCCGGGCCACCGTGCTGATCGAGACGTTCCCGGCCGCGTTCGAGATGGACGAGATCCTCTACGAGCTGCGCGAGCACTCCGCCGGGCTGAACGCCGGCCGGTGGGACTACATGTTCAGCGTGATCAAGAAGTTCCGCACCCGGGGCGCCGACTTCCTGCTGCCCGACCGGAACTCGGTGACCATGACGGTGCCGTTCATGCGCGCGTACACCGAACTGCTGGTGCGGACCTGCCACCGGCGGGGGGCGCACGCCATCGGCGGGATGGCCGCGTTCATCCCCAGCCGCCGCGACCCGCAGGTCAACGAGACGGCGCTGGCGAAGGTCCGGGACGACAAGACGCGGGAGGCGGGCGACGGGTTCGACGGCTCCTGGGTCGCCCACCCCGACCTGGTGCCGATCTGCCGGGAGGTCTTCGACCAGGTCCTCGGTGACCGGCCGAACCAGCTCGACCGCACCCGCGACGAGGTCCGGGTGACCGCCGCCGAGCTGCTCGACGTCCGGTCCACCCCGGGGCAGCACACCGAGGGCGGGCTGCGCAACGCGGTCAGCGTCGGCGTGCAGTACCTGGCCAGCTGGCTGCGGGGCTCCGGCGCGGTCGCCATCTACAACCTCATGGAGGACGCGGCCACCGCGGAGATCTCCCGCAGCCAGGTGTGGCAGTGGCTGCACAACGACGTCACCCTCGACGACACCGGTGAGCGGGTCGCCCGGGAACTGGTCGAACGGATCGCCGACGAGGAGATCGGGAAACTGCCCGGTGCTCCGGGTGACTACGCCGACGCCCGGGCGCTGTTCATGGAGGTCGCCGTCGTCGACGAGTTCGCCGACTTCCTGACCGTGCCCGCGTACGAACGGATGCCCTGA
- a CDS encoding dihydrofolate reductase family protein — MTVTYTFDVFSSLDGFGTNSGSWGGYWGKQGPELLEHRLAAYSEEQRMVFGARTYRAFARMLAASTEESEVRDAWVTRMRSLPATVVSSTLRGPLDWPDATVVGGDAVDVVARLKEKSEVPLRSHGSLSLNRALMAAGLVDRVQVTVFPVISGQTGTEPVFQGAADFDLELIASRTLDGRTQELIYRPALHA, encoded by the coding sequence ATGACCGTCACCTACACCTTCGACGTCTTTTCCAGCCTCGACGGCTTCGGCACGAACAGCGGCAGCTGGGGCGGCTACTGGGGTAAGCAGGGCCCCGAGCTGCTCGAACACCGCCTCGCCGCGTACAGCGAGGAGCAGCGCATGGTCTTCGGAGCCCGCACGTACCGGGCGTTCGCGCGGATGCTGGCCGCGAGCACCGAGGAGTCCGAGGTCCGTGACGCCTGGGTCACCCGGATGAGGAGCCTCCCGGCGACGGTGGTGTCGAGCACGCTGCGAGGACCCCTCGACTGGCCGGACGCGACCGTCGTGGGCGGTGACGCCGTCGACGTCGTCGCGCGGCTCAAGGAGAAGTCCGAGGTGCCCTTGCGTTCGCACGGCAGCCTGTCGTTGAACCGGGCGCTGATGGCCGCCGGTCTGGTCGACCGCGTCCAGGTGACGGTCTTCCCGGTGATCAGCGGTCAGACCGGGACGGAGCCCGTTTTCCAGGGAGCGGCCGACTTCGACCTGGAGCTGATTGCGAGCCGGACACTCGACGGTCGCACCCAGGAACTCATCTACCGGCCCGCCCTGCACGCGTAG